Proteins encoded together in one Columba livia isolate bColLiv1 breed racing homer chromosome 3, bColLiv1.pat.W.v2, whole genome shotgun sequence window:
- the LOC106145960 gene encoding LOW QUALITY PROTEIN: IQ domain-containing protein K-like (The sequence of the model RefSeq protein was modified relative to this genomic sequence to represent the inferred CDS: substituted 2 bases at 2 genomic stop codons), whose translation MEQLYXAPAADAVVQQLLPCPEPPDPKTCSPREYLEYSVFPVLLPGLADLHXAEKEKRFERKRTKFIACDFLTEWLYNKNPKRKEESFTEFFSIPFVSNWLKDHPRPPIPLSFLLSEEAASLIIQAFWRGYRVHCDSQIQELRRWQKQLREERNLNKRVKEFWAKQEAKVGSKLEDSLQTAF comes from the coding sequence ATGGAGCAATTGTATTGAGCCCCTGCTGCTGATGCTGTTGTCCAGCAGCTGCTTCCCTGCCCAGAACCACCCGACCCCAAGACATGTTCTCCTCGAGAATACTTGGAGTATTCTGTATTTCCAGTACTCTTACCCGGCCTGGCTGATCTGCATTAAGCAGAGAAGGAGAAGCGTTTTGAGAGAAAAAGGACCAAATTTATTGCCTGTGACTTCCTAACTGAGTGGTTATACAACAAGAAcccaaagaggaaagaggagtcaTTCACAGAAttcttttccattccttttgTCAGCAACTGGCTAAAGGACCATCCTAGGCCACCAATTCCTCTATCTTTCCTTCTATCAGAAGAAGCAGCAAGCCTAATAATTCAGGCCTTCTGGAGAGGTTATCGGGTCCACTGTGACAGCCAAATACAAGAGCTACGTCGGTGGCAAAAGCAGttgagagaggaaagaaacctTAATAAAAGAGTGAAAGAATTCTGGGCTAAGCAGGAAGCCAAAGTGGGAAGCAAACTGGAAGACTCTTTACAAACAGCCTTCTGA